The sequence TTTCAACCCTCACCTATAAACAATAATGATGTTAGAATATAAAATCTTCTTCAGAAAGTCTTTTTTTGATTTCTCCGATTATTCTTTCTTCCTCATCAAGGGATTCGGCTTCAAAAGTTGCACTGAATCTCAGGAAATTTCCGGCGTCATCCCATGGAACAGAAGATATATATTTTTCTCTGATCATAAAATCGCAGAATTCTTCAGCATTGTTGAATTTCTTGCCGCTTTTTGTTCCTTTTGGTATCTCAAAGTACAAATAAAATGTGCCTTTGGGCTGATTCACGTAAAAACCCATATCTGAAAGTATTTCCGACAGTTTGGAAAGACGCCTTTTGTATTTTTCCCTTGTTTTGTCTATGAGTTCCGGATGCTGCAGAGCGTATGCTCCTGCTTTCTGAATGGGAATAAACTGACCTGAGTCATAATTGTCTTTTACTGTGGCAAATGCTTTAACAAGCGTCTCATTGCCGCAAACAAATGCCAGTCTCCAGCCTGTCATGTTAAATGATTTTGAAAGAGAATGAATTTCTATTCCAACATCTTTGGCGCCTTCAACTGAAAGAAAAGAAGGCTGCTTTTCACCGTAGGTAAGTTCTATATACGCAGCATCGTGGACAACAGCTATATTGTTTTCTTTGGCAAACGTTACAACCTTTTCAAAAAAGTCTTTACCTGCTACCGCTCCGGTGGGATTGTTGGGGTAGTTTAAATAGAGCAGTTTGGCTTTTTTTCTTATATCTTCGGGAATTGCATCCAAATCGGGGAGAAAATTGTTTTCTTTTGTAAGGGGGAGGGTATAAATATCACCTCCGAGGTATTTTGTAAGGCTGCCTGTTACAGGATAACCCGGTACCGTCATTAAAGATATATCACCAGGATTTATCAGGGTGAAAGGTATCATTGCCAGCCCTGGTTTTGATCCGATGCTGTGGTTCACTTCACTTACCGGATCTATATCAACGTTAAAGCGTTTTTTCATATAGTCTGCCGCTACATCTTTGAACTCCTGTATACCGTTGTCCGAATAAAATCTGTTTTCCTTTTTGTCCACTTCTTTTTTTAGGATATCTGCGATTTCAGCAGGTGCTTTATCATCAGGTTCTCCCACACCCATATCGATCAATTCGGCAGAGGGATCTTTTTCCATCGCCGCC comes from Flexistipes sp. and encodes:
- a CDS encoding LL-diaminopimelate aminotransferase, with the translated sequence MSKFMQNMIAERLGGNMFGKDTKIYKFEKIKRAKKAAMEKDPSAELIDMGVGEPDDKAPAEIADILKKEVDKKENRFYSDNGIQEFKDVAADYMKKRFNVDIDPVSEVNHSIGSKPGLAMIPFTLINPGDISLMTVPGYPVTGSLTKYLGGDIYTLPLTKENNFLPDLDAIPEDIRKKAKLLYLNYPNNPTGAVAGKDFFEKVVTFAKENNIAVVHDAAYIELTYGEKQPSFLSVEGAKDVGIEIHSLSKSFNMTGWRLAFVCGNETLVKAFATVKDNYDSGQFIPIQKAGAYALQHPELIDKTREKYKRRLSKLSEILSDMGFYVNQPKGTFYLYFEIPKGTKSGKKFNNAEEFCDFMIREKYISSVPWDDAGNFLRFSATFEAESLDEEERIIGEIKKRLSEEDFIF